In one Brienomyrus brachyistius isolate T26 chromosome 12, BBRACH_0.4, whole genome shotgun sequence genomic region, the following are encoded:
- the LOC125704739 gene encoding myozenin-2-like isoform X2, translating into MDLGRKVSAPKEIMLEELSLSSNRGSRLFKMRQRRSDKYTFESVQNEAASVTQGGVMMISKSSESTETPLTAPDAEASAAQSVNIAPGYGGPLKDVPPERFNSTAVPKSYQSPWDQAVLSDPTLAGTLSSSYLAPEPQMEAPMYKSFNRIATPFGGFDRAPTVPAFKAPELDLLLENTPHPCPELLNTAAKRPTFNRTALGWVANSAPPTVILQPMTIPESDDL; encoded by the exons ATGGACCTGGGGAGAAAGGTCAGCGCTCCTAAGGAGATAATGCTGGAGGAGCTTTCTCTGTCGTCCAACAGGGGCTCGCGTCTGTTCAAGATGCGTCAGCGGCGCTCGGATAAGTACACCTTCGAAAGCGTCCAGAATGAGGCTGCCTCTGTGACGCAG GGCGGAGTAATGATGATAAGTAAAAGCAGCGAAAGCACTGAAACTCCGCTAACTGCTCCAGATGCGGAGGCATCGGCAGCCCAGTCAGTGAACATCGCCCCAG GTTACGGAGGACCCCTGAAGGATGTCCCACCAGAGAGGTTCAACAGCACAGCCGTCCCAAAGTCATATCAGTCCCCCTGGGATCAGGCTGTGCTCAGTGACCCCACCCTGGCTGGCACTCTGAGCTCCAGTTATCTCGCCCCCGAACCCCAGATGGAGGCTCCAATGTACAAGAGCTTCAACAG GATTGCCACGCCATTCGGCGGTTTTGACCGGGCCCCCACAGTGCCAGCTTTCAAAGCTCCAGAGCTGGACCTTCTTCTAGAAAATACCCCCCACCCGTGCCCGGAGCTTCTGAACACAGCGGCAAAAAGACCCACGTTCAACAGGACGGCCCTGGGCTGGGTAGCTAACAGCGCCCCCCCCACCGTGATCCTGCAGCCCATGACGATCCCAGAGTCGGACGACCTCTGA